The following are encoded together in the Daucus carota subsp. sativus chromosome 5, DH1 v3.0, whole genome shotgun sequence genome:
- the LOC108223971 gene encoding cytosolic enolase 3, producing the protein MLVQEYLDKHLLSRKIEDAVNAAVRAKSSDPVLFISNHMRKSVPSVITKVIARQILDSRGIPTVEVDLHTNKGVFRASTPSGVSSGMYEAIEIRDGDEATYLGNGVTKAVKNINEKISEALIGMDPTLQSQIDQAMIDLDKTEKKGELGANAILAVSIAACKAGAAEKEVPLYRHIADLSGRTNLILPIPAFTLISGGKHAGNDLAIQEIMILPVGAKRFEEAVQMGAETYHHLKAIITDKYGAPGCNVGEDGGLAPNISSFREGLDLVKEAISRTEYKEKLKIAIDVAATEFCIGTKYDLDNKNPSRSGQNFKSGEDMIEMYKELCADYPIVSIEDPFDKEDWDHGRNFCSLGLCQVVGDDLLMSTPKRIEKAIGEAACNALVLKINQIGTVTEVVEVVKMAKDAHWGVVISQRSGETDDSFIADLSVGLATGQIKAGAPCRGERLAKYNQLLRIEEELGDQAIYVGEDWRQS; encoded by the exons ATGTTGGTGCAAGAATACCTGGACAAACACTTGCTCTCCCGCAAAATCGAAGACGCCGTTAATGCTGCCGTTAGGGCTAAATCCTCCGATCCCGTTCTCTTCATC TCTAATCATATGAGGAAATCAGTTCCTTCAGTGATTACCAAAGTGATTGCCAGACAGATTCTGGATAGTAGGGGGATTCCTACTGTGGAGGTTGATTTGCATACTAATAAAGGCGTTTTTCGCGCTTCCACTCCCAGTGGTGTTTCCTCCGGAAT GTATGAAGCCATTGAAATACGTGATGGAGATGAGGCAACCTATCTTGGTAATGGGGTGACTAAAGCAGTAAAAAATATCAATGAGAAGATATCTGAGGCTTTGATCGGCATGGATCCAACCCTTCAGTCCCAAATCGATCAAGCCATGATAGACTTAGACAAGACAGAAAAGAAG GGTGAACTTGGAGCAAATGCTATTTTGGCTGTGTCAATTGCTGCTTGCAAAGCTGGAGCGGCAGAAAAAGAG GTCCCTCTTTACAGACACATCGCTGATCTTTCTGGTAGAACCAACTTAATTCTTCCAATACCTGCCTTTACCCTCATAAGTGGGGGAAAACATGCTGGAAATGATCTGGCTATTCAG GAAATTATGATTCTTCCTGTTGGTGCAAAAAGATTTGAGGAGGCAGTACAAATGGGCGCCGAGACTTATCATCATCTCAAG GCTATTATTACAGATAAGTATGGTGCTCCTGGATGCAATGTTGGTGAAGACGGCGGCTTGGCCCCAAATATCTCCAG CTTTAGAGAAGGCTTAGATCTTGTTAAGGAGGCAATCAGCCGAACAGAgtataaagaaaaattaaagaTTGCAATTGATGTCGCGGCCACTGAGTTCTGCATAG GTACAAAGTATGATCTAGATAATAAAAATCCAAGTAGGTCGGGACAAAATTTTAAGTCTGGAGAAGATATGATTGAGATGTACAAAGAACTCTGCGCAG ACTACCCAATTGTATCAATAGAAGATCCATTTGACAAGGAGGACTGGGATCATGGAAGAAACTTCTGCAGTCTTGGACTTTGCCAG GTCGTGGGAGATGATTTATTGATGTCAACTCCAAAACGCATTGAAAAAGCTATCGGGGAGGCTGCCTGTAATGCATTAGTGCTCAAG ATTAATCAAATCGGGACTGTTACTGAGGTTGTTGAAGTAGTGAAGATGGCTAAGGATGCTCACTGGGGTGTGGTAATATCTCAAAGAAGTGGGGAAACTGATGATTCTTTTATAGCAGATTTGTCTGTTGGCCTTGCAACAGGTCAGATTAAAGCAGGCGCGCCTTGCCGAGGAGAGCGGCTTGCCAAATATAATCAg TTGCTCAGGATTGAAGAAGAGCTTGGTGATCAGGCAATATATGTTGGCGAGGACTGGAGGCAATCCTGA
- the LOC108220082 gene encoding mitochondrial uncoupling protein 2-like, giving the protein MPDLSRRTGISFAGTFFCSAFAACFAEVCTIPLDTAKVRLQLQKRTVVGEGTGPPKYKGVFGTISTIAREEGLPALWKGIIPGLHRQFIYGGLRIGLYEPVKAYLSSDYFGNVSLFQKILAALITGAIAISVANPTDLVKVRLQSEGKLPAGVARRYSSALSAYYTIVQQEGLSALWTGLGANIARNATINAAELASYDQVKQTIMQILGFSDNIFTHLLAGLGAGFFAVCIGSPLDVVKSRMMGDTSYKGALDCFIKTLANEGPYAFYKGFLLNFGRLGSWNVIMFLVLEQVKSFFFLEA; this is encoded by the exons ATGCCGGATCTCAGTCGCCGGACGGGGATCTCCTTCGCCGGAACCTTCTTTTGCAGTGCCTTCGCCGCTTGTTTCGCTGAG GTGTGTACCATTCCCCTGGACACTGCTAAAGTAAGGCTTCAGCTTCAAAAACGAACAGTTGTAGGGGAAGGAACTGGTCCACCTAAGTACAAGGGAGTATTTGGTACAATTTCCACTATTGCCAGGGAAGAAGGCTTACCAGCTCTTTGGAAAGGCATCATTCCGGGACTTCATCGCCAGTTCATATATGGAGGGCTAAGGATTGGCTTGTATGAGCCT GTCAAGGCCTATCTGAGCAGTGATTATTTTGGGAATGTTTCTCTATTCCAGAAGATACTCGCTGCTCTGATCACTG GTGCGATAGCAATTTCAGTAGCCAATCCAACTGATCTTGTGAAAGTTCGACTTCAATCAGAAGGTAAATTGCCTGCTGGTGTTGCTAGACGTTATTCTAGTGCACTGAGTGCATATTACACCATAGTGCAACAG GAAGGACTGTCCGCTTTGTGGACTGGACTGGGTGCCAATATTGCGCGAAATGCAACTATAAATGCTGCGGAACTTGCAAGCTATGATCAAGTGAAGCAG ACAATTATGCAAATTCTAGGGTTCTCCGACAATATTTTCACTCATCTACTAGCAGGATTAGGAGCTGGGTTCTTTGCAGTCTGCATTGGATCTCCTCTTGACGTG GTAAAATCTAGAATGATGGGAGACACAAGCTACAAAGGTGCCTTGGACTGTTTTATAAAAACTTTAGCAAATGAG GGTCCGTATGCTTTTTACAAAGGGTTCCTACTAAATTTTGGTCGTCTAGGATCTTGGAACGTAATTATGTTCTTGGTGCTTGAGCAA GTCAAGAGTTTTTTCTTCCTTGAAGCTTAG
- the LOC108219695 gene encoding protein GRAVITROPIC IN THE LIGHT 1 isoform X2 encodes MMPNILLSSYQQDRFGTTKKKTNGVLKMDESTHKHHHRGYYRDPVVKQSQVARKSSSTGIKKMAINKVSNFSDLIHRVTASCFLHPLAADRHHSSQISPSDDSDDSDDYPPNPRISEYLAQQEEDIENTENGSIARARRSDGEFGDVEVLIGEVFEAFSAVKKAYVSLQEAHCPWDPDRMRVCDAAVVAELRRIGVLRERFRRKNVGGERGRRVVGATLREVVAPYEAAVEELKRELKVKEVEVENLKDKLKNAVVVTGGSGGKKNGRGHHQSKRRVGCSTQTPVSLSPAPEVFEATMSMVREASKSFTALLLSLMKSAHWDITAAVRSIEAAAGATTNATMDSIVGPNHAKYAMESYVNRKFFQGFDHETFYMDGSLSSLLHPDQFRRDCFTQYRDMKAMDPIELLGILPTCDFGKFCCKKYLSIIHPKMEESLFGDLEQRCQVLAGNHPRSRFYGDFLGLAKAIWLLHLLAFSLEPPPSYFEGSKGADFHSQYMESVVRFPGGRVVGGQVVGFPVSPGFKLASGSVIKARVYLVPKNDF; translated from the exons ATGATGCCAAATATACTACTCTCTTCCTACCAACAGGATCGTTTCGG AACAACAAAGAAGAAGACAAATGGAGTACTGAAGATGGATGAGTCGACACACAAGCATCACCACCGTGGTTACTACAGAGACCCCGTCGTAAAACAATCCCAAGTAGCAAG AAAGAGCAGCAGCACTGGAATCAAGAAAATGGCCATTAACAAAGTCTCCAACTTCTCCGATCTCATCCACCGTGTCACCGCCTCTTGTTTCCTCCACCCTCTCGCCGCCGACCGCCACCACTCCTCCCAAATCTCCCCCTCCGACGACTCCGACGACTCTGATGACTACCCACCCAACCCCAGAATCTCCGAGTACTTAGCCCAGCAAGAAGAAGATATCGAAAACACCGAAAACGGCAGCATTGCCAGGGCACGGAGAAGTGATGGGGAATTTGGGGATGTGGAGGTGTTGATTGGTGAGGTTTTTGAGGCGTTTTCGGCTGTGAAGAAGGCTTATGTGAGTTTACAGGAGGCGCATTGTCCTTGGGATCCTGATAGAATGCGGGTTTGCGATGCGGCGGTGGTGGCTGAGCTGCGGAGAATTGGGGTTTTGAGGGAGAGGTTTAGGAGGAAGAATGTGGGTGGGGAGAGGGGGAGGAGGGTTGTGGGAGCTACTTTGAGGGAGGTTGTCGCGCCTTATGAGGCCGCGGTGGAGGAGTTGAAGAGGGAGCTTAAGGTGAAGGAAGTTGAAGTGGAGAATTTGAAGGACAAGTTGAAGAATGCGGTGGTGGTGACTGGTGGGAGTGGAGGGAAGAAAAATGGGAGGGGCCATCATCAGTCCAAGCGGAGAGTTGGGTGCAGTACTCAGACTCCTG TATCACTGTCGCCGGCACCAGAGGTATTTGAAGCAACAATGAGCATGGTAAGAGAAGCATCAAAGTCATTTACAGCTCTCCTTCTCTCACTCATGAAATCAGCCCACTGGGACATTACAGCTGCTGTAAGATCAATTGAAGCTGCTGCAGGGGCAACTACCAATGCTACTATGGACTCCATTGTGGGACCAAATCATGCAAAGTACGCAATGGAATCGTATGTCAACCGGAAATTCTTCCAAGGTTTTGACCATGAGACATTCTACATGGATGGCAGCCTCTCATCTCTACTGCACCCTGATCAGTTCCGCCGAGATTGCTTCACTCAGTACCGAGACATGAAAGCAATGGACCCCATTGAACTCCTTGGCATTCTTCCCACTTGTGACTTTGGCAAATTCTGCTGTAAAAAATATCTCTCCATTATCCATCCCAAAATGGAGGAGTCTTTGTTTGGTGATTTGGAACAGCGCTGTCAAGTTTTGGCTGGAAATCACCCTAGGAGTCGATTCTATGGGGATTTTCTGGGGCTTGCAAAAGCAATTTGGCTGCTGCATTTGCTTGCATTCTCGTTGGAGCCACCACCTAGTTATTTTGAAGGTAGCAAGGGTGCAGATTTCCATTCTCAGTACATGGAGAGTGTGGTGAGGTTTCCGGGTGGAAGAGTTGTAGGTGGTCAGGTAGTGGGGTTTCCAGTTAGCCCTGGGTTTAAGCTGGCCAGTGGTTCTGTTATAAAGGCTAGGGTTTACCTTGTGCCCAAAAATGATTTTTAG
- the LOC108219695 gene encoding protein GRAVITROPIC IN THE LIGHT 1 isoform X1 has product MLPCLCLNNDSTPPHRSVTTKKKTNGVLKMDESTHKHHHRGYYRDPVVKQSQVARKSSSTGIKKMAINKVSNFSDLIHRVTASCFLHPLAADRHHSSQISPSDDSDDSDDYPPNPRISEYLAQQEEDIENTENGSIARARRSDGEFGDVEVLIGEVFEAFSAVKKAYVSLQEAHCPWDPDRMRVCDAAVVAELRRIGVLRERFRRKNVGGERGRRVVGATLREVVAPYEAAVEELKRELKVKEVEVENLKDKLKNAVVVTGGSGGKKNGRGHHQSKRRVGCSTQTPVSLSPAPEVFEATMSMVREASKSFTALLLSLMKSAHWDITAAVRSIEAAAGATTNATMDSIVGPNHAKYAMESYVNRKFFQGFDHETFYMDGSLSSLLHPDQFRRDCFTQYRDMKAMDPIELLGILPTCDFGKFCCKKYLSIIHPKMEESLFGDLEQRCQVLAGNHPRSRFYGDFLGLAKAIWLLHLLAFSLEPPPSYFEGSKGADFHSQYMESVVRFPGGRVVGGQVVGFPVSPGFKLASGSVIKARVYLVPKNDF; this is encoded by the exons ATGCTTCCTTGCCTCTGCCTAAACAATGACAGTACGCCGCCACACAGATCTGT AACAACAAAGAAGAAGACAAATGGAGTACTGAAGATGGATGAGTCGACACACAAGCATCACCACCGTGGTTACTACAGAGACCCCGTCGTAAAACAATCCCAAGTAGCAAG AAAGAGCAGCAGCACTGGAATCAAGAAAATGGCCATTAACAAAGTCTCCAACTTCTCCGATCTCATCCACCGTGTCACCGCCTCTTGTTTCCTCCACCCTCTCGCCGCCGACCGCCACCACTCCTCCCAAATCTCCCCCTCCGACGACTCCGACGACTCTGATGACTACCCACCCAACCCCAGAATCTCCGAGTACTTAGCCCAGCAAGAAGAAGATATCGAAAACACCGAAAACGGCAGCATTGCCAGGGCACGGAGAAGTGATGGGGAATTTGGGGATGTGGAGGTGTTGATTGGTGAGGTTTTTGAGGCGTTTTCGGCTGTGAAGAAGGCTTATGTGAGTTTACAGGAGGCGCATTGTCCTTGGGATCCTGATAGAATGCGGGTTTGCGATGCGGCGGTGGTGGCTGAGCTGCGGAGAATTGGGGTTTTGAGGGAGAGGTTTAGGAGGAAGAATGTGGGTGGGGAGAGGGGGAGGAGGGTTGTGGGAGCTACTTTGAGGGAGGTTGTCGCGCCTTATGAGGCCGCGGTGGAGGAGTTGAAGAGGGAGCTTAAGGTGAAGGAAGTTGAAGTGGAGAATTTGAAGGACAAGTTGAAGAATGCGGTGGTGGTGACTGGTGGGAGTGGAGGGAAGAAAAATGGGAGGGGCCATCATCAGTCCAAGCGGAGAGTTGGGTGCAGTACTCAGACTCCTG TATCACTGTCGCCGGCACCAGAGGTATTTGAAGCAACAATGAGCATGGTAAGAGAAGCATCAAAGTCATTTACAGCTCTCCTTCTCTCACTCATGAAATCAGCCCACTGGGACATTACAGCTGCTGTAAGATCAATTGAAGCTGCTGCAGGGGCAACTACCAATGCTACTATGGACTCCATTGTGGGACCAAATCATGCAAAGTACGCAATGGAATCGTATGTCAACCGGAAATTCTTCCAAGGTTTTGACCATGAGACATTCTACATGGATGGCAGCCTCTCATCTCTACTGCACCCTGATCAGTTCCGCCGAGATTGCTTCACTCAGTACCGAGACATGAAAGCAATGGACCCCATTGAACTCCTTGGCATTCTTCCCACTTGTGACTTTGGCAAATTCTGCTGTAAAAAATATCTCTCCATTATCCATCCCAAAATGGAGGAGTCTTTGTTTGGTGATTTGGAACAGCGCTGTCAAGTTTTGGCTGGAAATCACCCTAGGAGTCGATTCTATGGGGATTTTCTGGGGCTTGCAAAAGCAATTTGGCTGCTGCATTTGCTTGCATTCTCGTTGGAGCCACCACCTAGTTATTTTGAAGGTAGCAAGGGTGCAGATTTCCATTCTCAGTACATGGAGAGTGTGGTGAGGTTTCCGGGTGGAAGAGTTGTAGGTGGTCAGGTAGTGGGGTTTCCAGTTAGCCCTGGGTTTAAGCTGGCCAGTGGTTCTGTTATAAAGGCTAGGGTTTACCTTGTGCCCAAAAATGATTTTTAG